Genomic DNA from Vibrio tubiashii ATCC 19109:
ACATTTCTACTTTGCTGAGAACAGGACATTTTAAAGTGGGATTGACAGGTGTAGTGGATAAGGGAATATGGCTAGCATACGTAGTCTGGTTGTATGGATGCGATGCATAAAGTAATCCAAAAAATCAGAATGCCCTATAGGTCGTAACTCACAATTGTTCAAAAACAAGTTAGAGATCCCAACTCACTCGTTCCTTATTCCTGCGGATATCCCAGAAAAACAAAGGGTTGACACAAAATGCCAACCCTTCAAAATTCTCGCTTTCTCGCTTTCTCGCTTTCTCGCTTTCTCGCTTTCTCGCTTTCTCGCTTTCTCGCTTTCTCGCTTTCTCGCTTTCTCGCTTTCTCGCTTTCTCGCTTTCTCGCTTTCTCGCTTTCTCGCTTTCTCGCTACTTCTCTAGCATACCTAGCTTGTCTGGCACGCCGTTCCATTTTTCGGCTTCATCCATGGCGGGTTTCACTTCGGTTTGTACTGGCCAAAGCTCGGCAAGTTCGGCATTGAGCTCAATGAAGAGGGTTTGATCGTCTGGCACTTCATCTTCTTGGAAGATCGCGTGCGCATCACATTCATCAACACACAGACCACAATCAATGCATTCGATTGGATTGATGACCATAAAGTTTGGGCCTTCATGAAACGCATCTGCCGGACATACAGCGACACAGTCAGTGTATTTACATTGGATACAGTTATCAGTTACGACAAACGCCATGATGAATGCTCTTGTATAAGTCAAAATTGAGGAAAGGGGATAATACTCATCCCAAGCCAAAATTCAATATGTTTGATTTAGTATGACAGACAATTCAATTTCTCGTAAAATGCGCGCCATTGTGAGCTGACCGTTCGTCAAACGGTTCTGGCTAAGACACCTATCTATACGAGACATCAACATGATACGTTTAAATGAAATTAAACTTCCTCTTGATCATGAGGAAGAGGCGCTGACTGCTGCCATTACCAAGAAGCTTGGCATCTCTGAAGACCAAGTCATCTCTTACAATGTATTTAGACGTGGCTACGATGCTCGTAAAAAAGCCAACATTCTATTGATCTACACGCTAGACGTGGTGGTTGAAAATGAAACTGCACTACTTGAGCAGTTCGTTAGTGATCCGCACGTAAAAGAAACGCCAGACATGGAGTACAAATTCGTTGCCAAAGCGCCTGAGAACGTGACGGAACGTCCTGTGGTTATCGGCTTTGGTCCATGTGGTTTGTTCGCGGCATTGATTCTTGCGCAAGCGGGCTTTAAACCTATCGTTGTTGAGCGCGGTAAAGAGGTTCGTGAGCGTACAAAAGATACCTTCGGCTTCTGGCGTAAGCGAACTCTAAACACGGAATCAAACGTTCAGTTTGGTGAGGGTGGTGCAGGTACGTTCTCTGACGGTAAGCTTTATAGCCAAGTAAAAGATCCAAACTTCTACGGTCGTAAAGTAATCACTGAGTTTGTTGCAGCAGGCGCTCCAGAAGAGATCATGTACGTAAGTAAGCCTCACATTGGTACCTTTAAGCTGGTAACGATGATCGAGAAGATGCGTGCGAAAATTATCGAACTGGGTGGTGAAATCCGCTTTAGCACTCGCGTCGATGATATCCACATGGATGGCGAGCAAATCACGGGTCTAACCCTATCGAACGGTGAAGAGATCAAATCTCGCTACGTTGTTCTAGCCGTAGGTCACAGTGCGCGTGATACATTCGAAATGCTGCACGATCGCGGCGTGTACATGGAAGCGAAGCCGTTCTCGGTTGGTTTCCGTATTGAGCACAAGCAGTCGATGATCGACGAAGCACGTTTTGGTAAAAATGCCGGTAACCCAATCTTAGGTGCCGCTGACTACAAACTGGTTCATCATTGTAAGAATGGTCGTACTGTATACAGTTTCTGTATGTGTCCGGGTGGTACAGTCGTCGCCGCTACGTCTGAAGAAGGTCGCGTTGTGACTAATGGTATGAGCCAATACTCGCGTTCAGAGCGTAACGCGAACAGTGCAATCGTTGTGGGTATCGACCCTGAACGTGATTACCCAGGTGATCCACTAGCAGGTGTCCGTTTCCAACGTGAGCTTGAGTCAGGTGCTTACGTACTTGGTGGTGAAAACTACGATGCGCCAGCACAGAAGATTGGTGACTTCCTTAAAGGTCGCGATCCGAGTGAGATTGGCGACGTTCAGCCGTCATTCACTCCGGGTATCCACCTAACGGATATCTCTAAAGCGCTACCAGATTTTGCCATTGAAGCGATCCGTGAAGCAATTCCAGCGTTTGATAAGAAGATCAAAGGCTTTGCGTCTGATGACGGTTTATTGACTGGTGTTGAAACTCGTACATCTTCTCCAGTTTGTATCAAGCGTGGCAAAGACTTCCAGAGCATCAACCTTAAAGGCTTCTACCCAGCAGGTGAAGGGGCTGGTTATGCAGGTGGTATCCTTTCTGCGGGCATTGACGGTATCAAGGTGGCTGAAGCTCTTTCTAAGGCAATGGTTGCTGACCTAGAAAACGCGTAATCTCACTAATCAAATATCTAGGCTCTTCTGTTATGGCAGAAGGGCCTTTTTTATCTCTATAAGGTGGTGGGAGTATTCAATTCGTCTGGCTCACCAAGGTGATTACGAGTTCCAATTTGAGTTGAAAGGGGCCGCTGAGTTTGAACATTAAACTCTAATCAATCTCCCATTTAAATCCAGCACTGATTTCTCCGTTCTCATTTGATTGAACGTGAGTTTCGATTCCTTTGCTAGGGAATTGGGTAATGTAACATTTTACATCACTGCTTTTTTGCTTCGGATTTTTTGCGTCAAAAGAGTCTTGGGTTCTCTCTGTACATTCATCTCCTGAAAATTGAGTTTGTATCGGTGTCGTATCTTCATCGTAAGGGGAAGGCTGCCACTGGACTGGAGCAGAGATAGTATGGTTCTGAGGTAATTCATCAAGGAATGTACCCGCATAGGCGCTGGTGGTAGTAGCGGATAGTAAGAAAGCTAGCAACAAATGTTTGGTCATAAAAAGGTGCCTGTCTATAAAATCTTTAGCGAAGTTACTTTTATAAATTAGAGCCAAAATAAAATTTAAGCAATAAAAAATTATCGTTTTACGATAATTTTTTATTGCTAAGTAGGTTTTATTTGCCTAAGATATACTCAAGTTAAGTTCACTTAGGTCCTCTCATGACACAACAATCTATCAGCAAATTTAGTCGAAATTTATTGGTGCTATTTTGGTTCTCTCTTGTTTTTACCGCCGTGTTAAATACGGTATTTTGGTTTTCTGCAACGTTATGGGATGCTGAATGGTTTAAGGCTGGCTTTCCCGTTGAGGTGACATTGCCTTTAAGTTTGACTCGGTCATTGATTGGTTTTTTGCCAAGTATGCTGACAACGTTTTTGACAATGGCTCTACTGTGGCAGTTGATAGTCCTCTTTCGTTTGTATGAAAAAGGTCAGATCTTTGAACGTCAAAATACACTGTGTTACAAAAAGATCAGTTACTTATTGATGGCAACGCCTTTCGTTCAACTTATTATGGGCATACTTCTTAGCTTCGCATTGTCGTACAATGACGGAAATTGGAACGTATCGTTTGAAGTGAATGACGCTGACATCACAATGTTTGTTATTGGATTGGTGGTTCGTGTTATTGCAGTAGTAATGGAAAGAGCAGCAGAGCTTCAAGAAGAAAGTGAGCTGACAATTTAAGTGAAAGTTTATGGCGATTGTAATCAACCTAGATGTAATGCTAGCTAAACGGAAAATGCGCTCCAATGAGTTGGCGAAACTAGTTGGTATTACCGAGCAGAACCTATCAGTGCTTAAAAATGGCCGTGCCAAAGCGGTCAAATTGTCTACTTTAGAAGCAATCTGCAAGCACCTGGATTGCCAGCCAGGCGATTTGCTCGAATATACGCCTACTGAGAGCGATACCTAACTGATGTAGCCAATTGATGATGACCTTAAAAAGCCAGTGTTAATCTCTGGCTTTTTTACGTTTGATATCTTTTCTCGCTTTAATATCTTTAATTTGCATTAGTTTAGTGATCATTTTGTAAGTTAGTGTGCTGGCGACTAAGCTTTGTCTATATGCACATTGAGGTATATCAATGGATCTGATTAAACTTATCTATGTGAGCACAGTTAGCAAGGAGTTTGAGCTGACATCTTTTGAAGACATAATGAACAGTGCTCAGGGAAATAATGGTGAACATGAAGTCACTGGGATTTTGTATTTCAATCAACATTATTTTATACAGTATTTGGAAGGCAGCGAGGAGAATGTGGAGTCTACCTATCGCCGTATCCAGAAAGATAAGCGTCATTGTAATGTCACGCTGTTAGATAAAAGTTCAATCGAAAATAGGCAGTTTAGCGGTTGGTCTATGGCTTATTTGCTTCAATCAGAGATTCTAAAAACGCTCAACTTCTATTTTATGGATTCACCTGAATTCAACCCATATAGACTTGATGCACAATCTGCAAACGAGTTAATTACTGAGTTAAGAAGTCACCTGCCACTCGCTTATTTGCACAGCGATGCCTTATCGAAAACTTATCGTTAAACCAAGTATTTGCTTGCTCTACGAACATAATATTACGATTGCATTGTTTATTTTAGTCGTACTTTTTTCCTTCATGATCCTGACAAAGGTCTAAACTGAGTACTATTCGCTGTTCTATTTTTCCTATTGAATCCGACCCCTCTCAAGGAGGCAAAATGGCATCTCAGAACATCCAACATTTTTTTCATCCTGACTCTGGCACCATAAGCTATGTGGTGGCTGATCAGGATACAAAAGAAGCGATTATCATTGATCCTGTTGCCAATTATGATGTGAAAAATGACGAGATTAGCTATGAGTCCGCGCAAGAGATTATTGATCATATTCAACTTAATCAGCTGCACATAGTAGCTATTTTGGAAACGCATATTCACGCGGATCATTTGTCGGGTTCGTTTTATTTGAGTAAGGAACTTCAGGCTCCGATTTATGTTTCGGAAGGGGTCAAGGAGGTTTATGCGCAGTGGAAGGACGAACTGTGTCTCAGTGAGCTTTATCACTTTGAACATTATCTATTGGAAAATGAAGAGATGGATTTTGGCAATTCTCACTTAGAGGTCATTGCGACACCCGGACACACCCAATCTGACTTAACCTTTAAGATAGGTGATGCACTGTTTGTTGGTGACTCATTGTTTTTTAATGGTACGGGTCGGGCTGACTTTCCTGGTGGCAGCGCTGAGAAAATGTTTGAGTCGATACGTAAGTTGTATGAATTGAAGGACAGTACAGAAGTGTACCTTTGTCATGATTACCCAGATAAGGCAGAAAACCTCCATTATAAAACCACGATAGGTGATGAAAAGCATGACAACATCTTGGTTGATGAGAATACCTCATGCCAACAATTTGTTGATAAAAGGGAGGGACGAGATCATCAACTCACGCCCCCAAAGCTTCTTAAGCCAGCGTTAGAGTTTAACCTTACCGCGTTGCATTCTCTTCACTAAGCGTTGTGTTATAAAAGGCGGAGAGAACCGAGGTTAGGTGCCGAGAAGCGGTGACTCTAACTCGAAATATGATTGAGAGGGACTAACCATGATTGTCCGGTTTATCACAATATGTATGTTGTTTGTCTTTTCAGCTCAAGCGCAGGTTCCTTCACGCATATTATGGACGATACAGGATGAATGGCCGCCATATGTTATCGACTCTGCAGAAGTGAAAGGTTTGGCCTATGAGATTATTTCGGAAGCCTTTGCTGAACAAGGCTACACCATTAAAAATACCATTAAACCATGGAGCCGAGCTTTAAGGGAGGTAACGACTCAGCGCTATGATATTGCGCTGACCGTTTGGAAGAGTAGCGAGAGACTCGAGTATCTTGATTTCAGTGATGCCTATCTGACCAATTCACTCATCTTTGTATCGCTAAAAGAAAACTCATTCAGTTATACAGGTCTAGAAAGTTTAAAAGAGAAACGGATTGGAGTATTGCGAGGCTATGCCTATGATGATGACTTCTTGAAATCGAATGCTTTTGATCGGATGGACTCTGATAGTTTAGCCACCAACGTGAGAAAGTTAAAAGCTGGCCGGATCGATGCGTTAGTGGCCGATAAGTTCTTTTTCTTATGGTATTTAAAAAACAATGAGTTAGAGATTAATGACTTCGCTTTGATCGACAAACCATTAGCAGAAAACCCGTTATATATTGCTATCAGTCGTGATCATCCAAACAAAGAGAGTATTCTATCGGCTTTTAATGCCGGGCTGAAGTCACTGCAACAGTCGGGAAGAATTGCCGATCTGATTAAAAAGTACGAATAAATTAGGGCACCTGATGGTGCCCCAATTTCTAGACTATAGTCGACTGTTTATTTGTGCTATCTCCTCACACCAATCTTGCTGCAGGTTGGGCTTTTGATGCTTGGGTTTACGCTGAAGATCTTCTTCAAGTAACGTTTCTAGCTCTATCAAGCGCTCTAGTAGTTGCTCTTCGCCAGTTAGCTTTCCGTCTAAGAGGTTCAACTCCTGTTGATTATCTGATGCTTGAACAGCCAAAGCGGTGTCAGGATGTTCGGCTATCTGTTGGTACACCTCTTCAGCGCTTAGGTACTCGGTTAATGTACCATTGTTGATTAACCAAAAATGATTGCAGCTTTGCTCGATGAGACTACGGTCGTGGCTGACAATGAGTGCCGCACCATTAAACTCATTCAAAGTCGCAATCAGTTCTTCTTTGCCTTCTATATCCAAGTGGTTGGTTGGCTCATCAAGAAACAACAGATGGTACTTCGCGAGGGTTAGGCCGATAAACAATAAGCGCGCACGCTCACCGCCACTGAGTGAGGCCACATCTTGGTTGTGCCGTGCATACTCAAAGCCTGCACCAATCAGTGAACGCTTAGCTATTTCACTACTCACGGATGAAAAGGCCTGTAAGGCGTCGCTTATAGTGTCAGTGTCTTTCAGCTGCTTGAGAGACTGGTCGTAGTATCCTAAGCGACACCTGTCATGAAAGGTGACAGCCTGTGAGCTCAATGGGTTTATCTCGGCGAGATAATGTTGGTAAAGTTGGTTAAGCAGGGTTGATTTACCGCAGCCATTACTTCCTAAAACCGCAATCCGGTCGCCACTTTTTACGCGCATTTCTACCATTTCAAATAGATGGAAACAGCTATCTGGTGGTGTAACGCTAAACTCGCCGGTTTCAAGCAGTCGGTTGGCAGGCAGAGCTTCACCTTGCAATACAAGTTGCCAAGGCGTGCCTTCTGTCAACTCTGTTTGAGCTTCCTCTAAGCGCTCTTTTCTCGCAAACATGGTCTTTGCTTTACGGGCGAGATCTTCGTTGTCATAAACCTTACCCCAGATCGCGAGCCGTTTGGCACTTTTCTCTATTCGGTCTATCTCTTTTTGCTCATTGGCATGTCGAGCTTGGTCTTGCTGATCTTTCTCATACAGTGCGGCCCTTGCTTGAGTGCAAGGTAGGGCAAAATGATGAAGAGATTGATCTCGCATGACCCAAGTCGTATTTGTCACTCGATCTAGCAGGGTTTGGTCGTGTGAAACCAACACAAAAGAGCCTTTCCAATTGGAGAGAAACTGCTCTAGCCAAAGTAACGAAGGTAAGTCTAAGTGGTTACTGGGCTCATCGAGAAGCAGTAAGTCTGGCTGATTGATAATGGCTCTCGCGATAAGCAATCGCATCTGCTGACCACCACTGCAATTGGCGACAGGCATATCTTGCTCAGAGTGAGAAAAACCAAGCTCGGCCAACACCAGTTCAGCGCGCCAGTCGTCATCCACACTTAACATTTCAGCTAAGGCTTCACGGATACTTTGACTATAAAGGTGCTCAGGAACATGTTGCTCTACATAGCTCATAAGGCAATGGGTTGCTTTGGCTATGTGACCTTCTGTCGGTTCATATTGACCATTGAGTAGCTTCAATAGAGAGCTTTTGCCACAGCCGTTATGACCAATGAGTCCGATTTTATCACCACGATTAAGGGTGAAGGTTAGTGCTGTAAACAGCGGGTTTGAGGTGTAGGAAAGAGTTAGTGATTGTGCAGTTAAATAAGTACTCATAATTTTCTCAAGAATTTGGGGCGCAAAAGGCCGTTGTCTGTGCTGACAATAATTCTTCGAGCTTGAGGGAAAGTACTCGGGGACGTTATTCGTCTATAGTTGATATTTCGCTCAAGTCGAGATTATCGCAGCGCGATATCTAAAACTCTTGAGCGAGCCTTCATGCCATAAAAGCGTGGGTTGATTGAACACCACAAAGACATAAATTCCTCCTTAAGTTAGTTGTAAAAGTGTTGCCACTTTCGGTTATTCGTTGATGAGCATTTTAGCGCCATTGTCACCAATGTACAGAAAACTATCAGGGTTCAAGATAGCTTCGTGATAACAATCATAGGCTTATACTTTTGGCTTACGCCTTGTCTCTCAACCCTGAATTTATAAATTTGGGAGGATTTACATCATGTTGCTGTTGATAAAATCACCAAATACACATGCCAGACAAGGAGTCCTCCGTGAATCAACGGCAGTTACAACAGCAAGAGTTTGACCTAAGTGAACACAACCTAATTGTCGGTTGCGCTAAACAATGTCCTATTTCTCCCGAGTTATTGGCAGCCACCACTGCTGACTCTGATTACGTTGTCGATACATTTCAAAGTGGACTAACCGCAGAAGTGTTTCGCGTTCGATTTGATGGTAAGGATTACACCCTGAAGAAAAAGAGGCCAGAGGCGAAAGTGAAAAACCTCGATGGTCAGTACTCCTTCCTTAACGAAGTCCAACGTCGTTTCGATATTCAGCAGCAAAAAGACGATACGAGTACTTCGCAGGATTTCGAGTGCATAGTTTCTACGGTTTATGCTGATTATCGCTTAGGCATTATTTTGTCTGATTGGATTGAAGGAGCACCCATTCAACAGGTAACGAGTTCAATGCTCTCACAGCTATTTTCCACGTTATCTGCTTGCGAAAAGATAGGTCTATTTGAATGGGATTTATGTGGTGGAAACCTGCTTGTTGATGAACAGCATAAATTATGGCTATTCGACTTTGGTTATATGTATCCGTTCAATCCTATTAAAGAACTCAACAGCAATGGGCTAGAAGCACCTATGTTCAACTTCTGTGAGCGATTCGAGACTCGATTCCTATCTGGTTGGTTATTGGAAAATGAATACTCTCATCGTGAATCGTTAGCCATCTATAAGAACGTAAAGCATGAGGCACTGAACATTCTAATTCAGCAGCTCAATGGGTTAAAAAGTAGCGCGGCTGACTCGGTGGTGATAGCTGAAAAAGAGGCGCTGGTTAAGCGATATCAGCAGGCCCTAGAGAGCGAAGACAATCTAAACGCGCTGTTTCGCTTGGAAATGTTTCGCTCGCATGTACTCGATATTGAGGATGATCTTGATGGTCAAAGCTGTACACCGACCACCATTAAGCGAGTGGATTTAGTACTGTCGATGATCCGCGAGCACTACAATGAGCTCAAGCAGCAAGGTGGATTTTTCTATCACAATGAAGGGAAAACCCAGCAGGAGCTTATTGAATCATACAATCACAAGCGAGAATTGGTGAAACGGTATCAAATTACGTAGGAAGTTATTGTTCAAGGCAGAGCTTGTCAGTTTTGACTCTCTAGCATCTCTATCAAGCCGCCAGCGTTATGTAACTTGGTAAAGCCTTTCGCTTTTAGATACTGATAAGCCTTCCCTGAACGATTGCCACTACGACAATACAGTACTATTTGAGTATCTTTATCAATATCGGCAAAGTGAATGTTTAGCGCTGAGAGCGGATAGTTCACAGCTTGTGGTAAATGCCCGTCTGCGAACTCTGGTGGCGTTCTGACATCAACAATCATTGCGCCTTGTTCTATCCATTGCCAGCCTATCTCTGCCCGCTCAGAGGCGAAAGCTGGAAGGCTTAGCGCAGCCAGTAATGTAAAAAGTAGTGTTAGGCGCTTCATGGTGGTTCCTTTTTGCTGTAACTCACTCAGCATATCTGATTGCTCTCTTTTCGCCGCGAGATATGTCACAACACCTACTCTTTGCCCGTTTCGTAGCGATTTTCCTGTCACATTTTCTTACGTGTCCCTTTGAATAGAAACAACCTAGAAACATCTGCTGTGACTTGGGGCTCAATAGAATCTTGATACAGCGAATGTATCACCATACCTTTTACCGAGTTTATTCGTAGCCCTATATTTGGCGTCGCTGACAGCACATTTTTAAAGGTCTACGAATGAAACTCCAAACCCTAATTTGCGCAGCTTTGCTTGCAGGTGCATCGACTTCTGCTATCGCTGGAGAAACCAAACTTGATGTTCGTTTTGGTTACAATACGACGTCAGAAAATCGTGATAGCCGCGTGAAGTTTATGCACACCTTCGACAACGGTTTTTACTTTAGTGCAGAAGCAGCTCAGCTACATAACGACGCTTATTTTGGCAGCAATGATGCTAACAACCCAGACAAGAACGGTTTGCAAGCGGCGGCTCAAGAGTTTGAAGCGTCTTACAAGTTTAATCTTAATGATGATTGGTATTGGTCTCCGGGTCTTGTGACAGTCACAACTTCAGACTGGACGGAATATCGGCCTTACTTAAAGCTAGGAACCACGTTTGACAACGGGGTGTCGATGACAGGTCGCTACCGCTACAACTGGTCAAATGAGGCTAATGGTAAGCAGTATCTGGATGGCAGTGGCACAACACGCGGTGCATCAAATCAGTTTGATTTGTGGATCTCTAAAAACATTGGTGATTGGGGTCTAATGTATAACCCTCGCTACCGTGTTCAAGACGGTGTTGATCAGGGTACGGGCCGAGACGATTACTGGGAGCACACCATCATGGTTAACTACAAAGTCGATGAAACTTGGACGCCATACATGGAGTTGGTGTCGGTAGACGAGACATATGTGGATAGCAATGGTAATCGCGAAAATGACTACGCGGTGCGTTTTGGCGTTGTAATGAACCTGTAGTGTAGTTTTTAGTTCTCTATCTGTCCTTTGCCAGTCATTTCATTGACTGGCTTTTTTATGCCTGATTCTTTATAGCTAATCCGTCTTAACCAGAATGATTAAAGCTATTACAAGCGCTTGATTACCCACTACACTCTTCTAGCTAAAAGGGAGAGTCATGCACACTATTTCACTACTTGTCGTCGCGCTAATTGCCTTCGCCGCTAACTCATTTTTTTGTCGCCTAGCATTGGCGAATCACGCTATTGATCCGGGTTCTTTCACTTGGCTACGATTGGTCTCCGGAGCGGTAACACTGCTGCTTATTCAAAGTTGGCGTGGTCAAATGAGCTATTGCTTCTTTACTGAGAAACACAGCTGGTGGTCAGGCATCTCTCTTTTTGGTTATGCAGTTTGCTTTTCGTATGCTTACACCCAGCTTAGTACGGGGACCGGCGCTTTGATTCTGTTTGGTATGGTGCAGCTGACTTTAGTGGTGTTTCACGTTGTTTCTGGCAATCGCTTAAGTGCGAAAGAGATGCTAGGTATTGGGGTAGCTCTATCTGGCTTTACTGTTTTAATGCTACCGTCGGCAGAGGCTCCGAGTTTGAGTGCCGCTGCTCTAATGCTTGTTTCTGGGGTCTGTTGGGGTATTTTCACTCTGTTAGGGCGTCAAAATAGCGTTGCTTCAGTGTCTATTACCCAAGGGTTTATGCTCGCAAGTGTGCTTGCTTTTGCCGCTAGCCCACTACTTGTCTCGATCGAAACTATCACGGCTGATGGCGTTTTGTGGGCGCTACTGTCGGGCGTCTTTGCTTCCGGTTTTGGCTACATCTTGTGGTATCAAGTTGTAAAGCATATCTCAGTTCTTCAGGCGTCTGTCTCTCAGTTAGCGGTGCCTGTGATTGCCTTTGCCGCAGGAAGCATAGGGCTAGGTGAGCCAATAAAGCTAACTGCTGCTATCTCATCATTACTGGTTTTGGGTGGGATTGCCTTTATCTTCACTGCCCGAGCAAACAATTAACCCGCTAACAGCTCTCGTCCGATCAAATCGACTAGCTCTAAGATATGGATTTGAGATTCGCGATGATATGGTGAGATGCCATCGACCTGTTCTTCCAAGTCGAGGTTGATACCTGCTATGCCTGCCAATGTTGAGCCTAAATGACTAATTGCAAAGACCTTTAATCCTTTGCGTTTTGCATTGTGGGCCATATCGACCACAGCTTGAGTCTCTCCTGATTTACTAATTAGGATGACTGTGCCTGACTCCGCGCGAGCCAACTGGTGAATATCAGTAATCACTAGATGAGGAATGTTAGCGAGGGAAAGAAAACGCGACAAATACGAAACGCTCACAATCGACGCCCCACGAGAGTATAGATAGACCACCGGAGAGTGA
This window encodes:
- a CDS encoding DMT family transporter — encoded protein: MHTISLLVVALIAFAANSFFCRLALANHAIDPGSFTWLRLVSGAVTLLLIQSWRGQMSYCFFTEKHSWWSGISLFGYAVCFSYAYTQLSTGTGALILFGMVQLTLVVFHVVSGNRLSAKEMLGIGVALSGFTVLMLPSAEAPSLSAAALMLVSGVCWGIFTLLGRQNSVASVSITQGFMLASVLAFAASPLLVSIETITADGVLWALLSGVFASGFGYILWYQVVKHISVLQASVSQLAVPVIAFAAGSIGLGEPIKLTAAISSLLVLGGIAFIFTARANN
- a CDS encoding MurR/RpiR family transcriptional regulator — protein: MNTFKGIERVIYEYLISHAKELDSVSAKTIANKALTTTTSVNRVCKKMGYASYTELRYKLADDLNKDVAPTTQGDDQAQRVDKIAQSLIHSPVVYLYSRGASIVSVSYLSRFLSLANIPHLVITDIHQLARAESGTVILISKSGETQAVVDMAHNAKRKGLKVFAISHLGSTLAGIAGINLDLEEQVDGISPYHRESQIHILELVDLIGRELLAG